GGAAAAACGCAATCATTAAATGTTAATGATTAAAAGTAAAATGAAGTCAATCATGCATTTGCCATTCCAAATTTGGATATGGAGTACTTTTAAAAGATTCAGAAAATAATAATTACTGCTTCAACAGTCATGTCAATGGCTATTTCAGAATATTTAAACAAAGCACAGTGTTTTGCAAAATACACAGTTTATACACAAGTTAAACAAAATGGTCAAGGTTGCAGATTCATCCATACATGCATATGTCCAAAGATATCTTACCTTTCCGTGATGCTCTTTACACCAGTCTGACATGCCATCTAACAGCTCATCCGGCTGGTTTATTATCAAGTTTGGTCCCTGCCAAACAAGAACAGATTAGTTGCATTCGCGGgacaaatacaaaatgaaaaggcAGCCATATTATGTTTATGTTACCTCAGCTAAAACATTCAAGTCAGAGTCTGTGATAATACACGCCATTTCAATGATCTTGTCCTTCTCAATGTCCAGACCTgtcatctgtaaaataaaaataaaaagactgttATGATGATTGGCTTTTCAGTGTTCAAATGGTCCTCAAATGCAGCACCTTGGGCAGGTTTTAAACACGGTGTAAAACCACTTCATCCCACCAATTACCTCACAAGCCAATATACACAAGCCTGTGAAACCAACAGTGTTTTCCTGCAGTAGGTGTGTAGACAGCTTGTGTAATTTATTGAGCGGCTACCTGACATATAGCTCTGGAAacaaataagagaccactgcaaaattagcACGTTTGTATGATTTTACCATTCATAGGTATAtgtttgaataaaatgaacatttttgttttattctctaaactaccgtcAACATTACTCCCAAATTTCAcataaaatattgttatttagagcatgtatttgcagaacacgacacatggtcaaaataacaaaaagatgcaggtggTTTCAGACTTCAAATACTGCAAAGAAAACcaattcatattcatttctaaacaacacaatactaatgttgtaacttgggaaaaatTGAAACATCGATATttagtggaataaccctgattttcaattacagctttcacgtgtcttctctcttcaccattgctgttggatgactttatgcagctcctggcactgaaattcaagaagctcagcaatgctccatggcttgtgaccatccatcttcctccagaagttttcaaagtgggttcaggtctggagattgggctggccatgacagggtcttcatctggtggtccgtcatccacacctttattgacctagctgaggccaggagcattgtcctgatagaaaaaccagtcctcagagtttgggaacattgtcagagcagaagtccagtagttttcaatagttatttttggattccaattacttttgcagtactaatagcactgtttttgcctgttgtaaCAAGAtaatgatggccacagtagtggtttttatacttctccttcttaaataagacatgaatcaggtgtttattcagtagaataaggtgtgcttgtgttggaattcaacagacacaggaatggaatggctgtcatacatgcagacatgctgatttcacagacAACTGcatggtctcttaattttttcaaGAGCTGTatataaaatattacaaaatataATTATACAGACACTTGTCTTTTTGCAGATATTAATATAAGAAGGAAACGTCAATATGAAGCATTTAAAAtctcaacttttttttaaccctaggCTCATCTTTGTTCAGAAGGTGCAAGTCCCTTAAACCAGgaattttacttgaattaataGTTTAAGCATTTGCTGTTACATTGTGTCAAAATGAGACACTTAGATCTTGATTGTAGAGAGGACTTGAATGTGAACCTCTGaacatattgtgtgtgtgtgtgtgtgtgtgtgcgtgtgtgtgtgtaagacagTTCAAGTATTAACATGCATCTTGAGTAATCTGACAAGTGGGCACCTCTAAGTGTGTCAGTTCACGTCTAGCATTAGAATGCGTCTCGAGTGATCACTTGAGATCAGATCTCACTTCCCTGCTCTATATGCAAATATACAAGTACATCATTTCACTTTGAATAGACATGTGAATACATGCTTGACTTAGATGATCTCATCTACTTCAAACAAGAAATCAAACCAATGCAGACTGGAGCTATGTTGTGAGGTAGGTTCCAGGCAAACCAAATCAATCAACATGTTTAATTTCACACATCTTTAAAACACTATACATTCCTGGTGAAGTACATATTTTTTAGCTTACTGgtcgacaggccataagctattgtcatcatgcggtgtccgtcgtcgtctgtcgtccattacaaaactttcaatcgtcttcttctccgaaactacaattccgattgatttcaaacttggtatacagcttctttatgatgatgtcaacacaaggtattgaaatgatttccatccggatctgattctggatttggtgcgactttgaaaaatttccccattataagagatagaaaGCGGATTGATCCAaaaaatcagtaagtatcaatgatatcaagttggaatttgaatttttttacagatctgattggaatatgaccaaaatatgTCCTATTTCTGTAATgccataaatacacataactgggtgataataaatggcatctggatacatttccaaaaaacttttaattggtCTGGTAAGCGACGGGGCCACTGGTCCTACTTTTTGCTTACCCCACAGTATTTAAGCAGGCACCTTTTCATTGTGGGTTGACACATTTGCATACGTACAGCTAAAATAATGTGACCAAATGCAGACGGACATGAATGCATCTTAGAATGAAATGTTTCACACTCTCTGGAGTCTTGGCAGATaaacgtacagggtggggaagcaaaatttacaatgtacatttagttgttttttctcagcaggcactacgtcaattgttttgaaaccaaacatatattgatgtcataatcatacctaacactattatccataccttttcagaaacttttgcccatatgagtaatcaggaaagcaaacgtcaaagagtgtgtgatttgctgaatgcactcctcacaccaaaggagatttcaaaaatagttggagtgtccataaagactatttataatgtaaagaagagaatgactatgagcaaaactattacgagaaagtctggaagatactactgtattaaagaagaatgggagaagttgtcacccgaatatttgaggaacacttgcgcaagtttcaggaagcgtgtgaaggcagttattgagaaagaaggaggacacatacagggtggggaagcaaaatttacaatattttgaggcagggactgaaagacagtgtatgaccaattagtttattgaaagtcatgagaatttatttgccacaagaaaatttacataatagaaaatggttttattctatgtgtcctccttctttctcaataactgccttcacacgcttcctgaaacttgcgcaagtgttcctcaaatattggggtgacaacttctcccattcttctttaatagtatcttccagactttctcgtaatagttttgctcatagtcattctcttctttccattataaacagtctttatggacactccaactatttttgaaatctcctttggtgtgacgagtgcattcagcaaatcacacactctttgacgtttgctttcctgattactcatatgggcaaaagtttctgaaaaggtatggataatagtgttaggtatgattatgacatcaatatatgtttggtttcaaaacaattgacgtagtgcctgctgagaaaaaacaactaaatgttcattgtaaattttgcttccccaccctgtagaataaaaacattttctattatgtcaattttcttgtggcaaataaattctcatgactttcaataaactaattggtcttacactgtctttcaatccctgcctcaaaatattgtaaattttgcttccccaccctgtagcacaGTTCAAAGGCACTGTTATCATCAAGACTTACATACAGATATGAATGCATACATGTCATTGTAACCTGTCATTTGGTGGTGTCATGATGGATTCTCCCATTGGTGAGACTGTGGAGGCCATAGCATATAACAGACATAATTTCCCTACCCTTCAACCCATTGTGTGAAGCCTTGTGCACTATTATTGGGAACAATGTCATCCTGGAGAGAAACCACTCCCATCAGGCTTTTCCTTTAACCTGCACCAGTCAATATTAAACTCAGATTTGGTACATTTTTGGTATTACTTTAAACTTACAAATCATCATATcgttaacctcatagcataaGTGCCTTAGTCATATAGTTCTAAGCAGACATTTCTTATCTTGTACTGGTTTTACTCTTGATACGTTAGTTGTTTATACACTTAGACGACATTTAAACTTCCGGTTCACAAATGCAACGCCACATACTCATGATAAAGTCATATTTTCAGCTTGTCCGTTCATTAATGTGGTGTAAACCCTAAACAACCCCTAAGGCGTCATGTCCGGACAGGTTTTGACGTTACACCAGTTCAAATATTTTGCTCTCGTGACGCTATCATCTCTTGCTAGCTTCATGTAGCATTAGCTAACGTTAGCAAACTGACATGTAACGGTACAGTAACTTAACTACACAGCTACAAGCTAGTTTTAGCACTCCAACTTACCTCCAGGTCCACCCACACCATTCTCTGGGACATCGCTGCGGACGACATGCTGATGTTTCTGGACCCCTGAAAGCTCCAAACCGAACCGAACCAGGAGCCAACGACAGGTCGCACAACCGAGGGAGTCAACGGCTGTTCTGGTGTGTTTCTGGGTAGAGTGCTAACAGAGCGGGAGTGCTGTGGTTCTTTGCTGAAGCGGAGAACGGGCTGTCTCCTCCTGCAAAGAAACTCCAAAGTAGCTAAAGCCCATGCCGAAGTCCGCGAGTACGCCGGCATCCTAGGCCGACTTCCGATCCGAGTTGTCGTAAAATCAACACAGACCGCATATCTCATGAATAGTGCGACAAATGTCCACGAGATGGCGCAATTTGACAACTGGATTTCATAGTggtgggacttttggctctttgaatgGAGCCGTTGACTGAAaaaagccgttcaaaagactggctctttacGACGGCgttttagggccacataagaaaaaaaaaaaaaaacagcttgtcactacgagaataaagtcgttagttaatgagaataaagtcgttatatttcgagactaaagtcataatataatgagaagttgtacccagggccagattaacacttcattgtaccctgggcaacgacattcaagggccccatcatcacaaccccaagatccctataatctggcaaaatacagaatatgttccaggaatatatgtaaatataccccatacttcaatatctaactatcatcaaatgcatttggatgtacaaatgtgtaaatgctcgtagaactacaagtgcaccactgtagcctcttgtcaaggccactcacttgcatatgatgatatgaaaacaaaacacattagcatcagtataatctaaaattgatccactacattagaaagagagggaagtgtcctccattttcacaaaaaataaataagaaaccatttccaaagtatccagtacagggtgagtcagaaaaaacgctctttccatttaaagaaattgtactgctaaaacagaaacactgatttttcttttgaccatacagtcatattgatgtggttattgagcatgtctggtgatgtagtcatagatttattgcattgcataagagagagaaggtccattgtttattgggcactgaaatacctgccaacacaatgtatgccacagtgaacaaacttgaaattgacaacaattacaggagtcggggctttgctttcacactcaggacataggcctacatgacagtgcccggGGAGTTTttatcatggcaagaccacagcgattgcaggtattatttcctcatcgagttgtctgtttgggtcaggagagagagtggccacctagatccccggacttgaccccccttgattttttcttgtgggggtatcttaaaaaccgtgtgtatccgactgttccacaaactcttcaggaactctgaaatcgcatcacggctgaaatccaagccctacgacgaacacgaatggcgagaagagctgtgttagagatgcgacaacgagcacagatttgcatcagtctgaatggtagccaggttgaaggtcgtgccggacgacttcgttgagacaaaacattttgatggcgagtaaacatgctgtaatggttgacaatttcaatttcattcacggtggcataaactgtgttggcagatatttcggtgcacaataaacaatggacattccctctgttatgctacgCTAAAAATCAACGactcaatcgccagacatgctcaataaccacatcaatatgactgtataatcaaaagaaaaataagcatttccatttcagtggtacaatttctttaaatgaaaagagcgttttttctgactcaccctgtatttatttaagaacactttttgccgacacaaatgtattgaatcatcagaaaaagcccacagacaaaacacaaacataatctgatagaatcagatatgaattttaaacagaaatcccctcgtcacctcagaattcaacaagagagttaaagtaggtgcaatgtaaacatcttgaaatctgctttctctcaacaataaacatatctcaacattttcatggagccaccacaaggaaaaaataaatataacgtagtataatctgctaaaataaacattttggtcccagtttaacttttaaacagaaaacacatcacaattcaaggcatgtcaaggcaagggttaaacattttaatactaaatactacatatactaaatactataaacatctggaaaaccgacAATTTCAGTAAAGAAATTACctattttaggtatgttctttaaattttcagcttttttaattgtccctctccttttttaatttttgtttggcgctcccacttagctgcttctccatgtttgcaatgttttgattcgcgtacatcgcgtatgtcgcatagttcttgacgtctcacatcccgctcagtgcacgcacgttgatttgcgtcaccgctgattcactttttggactgaccaatgaggaaagggtctcagctcacggtcacagacagcaggagcagggtttctgtgcagtgcaatggctccgggcagcggacagtttcattcataagcaaaagataaccagatattttcgttatgcccgagctacccagggcccttcagaggtcgcgggcccctgggcaattgcccagttgcccatatggttaatcagGGCTTGGTTGTACCTAATCACTGATGTAGAACATgtaacattttgtgaagttctgctttcattagtctagcccacaggtgtcaaacatgcggcccgggggccaaatctggcctgccaaaggttccagtccggcccctaggatgaaaatgcaaaacttaacctgaacagtcaaggttgtccaaatccgtttggttcaggttccacatacagaccaacgtgatctacagtaaaaataacaacataataacccgtaaattatgacaactacagatttactttgtgaaaaattatgtggaaaaaaattaagtgaaaaaaataagatttcactgtaaaaataaatacatttacaaaactgttttttccacaataaaaggcaaataaatacataaataaaaacaaagatgaacaacctgaaatgtgcaattgtaacaacattctgcctgttactaaatgtttggtgcatttatggattcactgtgatctggagttataatattgtagaaattgttcaaattttagttccaaactccaaaattttaacaatattctgcctgttaccaaatgtttatgtaatacAGTgtataaatgcacatgtataaataataagtccaggaagaatattgttaaaactgcactaatttttcaaatgaaatttctttttttttcaggttattcactttttttttttttttaatgtaaatattttcataatttaattggggtttttggTACCAaagcaaaaaggaaaaacttggatttgtcattatttataggttattaagtcattattttactggtctggcctgctgcagatcaaattgggctaaatatggcccctgaaccaaaatgagtttgacacccctggtctatccTCTATCAACACAGTCTAACGAGTttgaagtgagtttgcacacatttgggtctgttgtaagaaccgaactgatttgtagcaaattgcctcttttgtggaggagaaactggtgAAGTGGTCAGCTGTAGggttatcagtggaaacaccagagaactaaacacagagggtttggtgtttctgaacaaactgtggggattctgctgtgagtttttcagtccaacagaaggggaagttgctgcttcgcttattgccttcgctgtaaagccagaaactctgtcgaattttcaaaatattacgagtttaatcccataaaagtacaactttattctcgttaaaaaatgacttttttttcgttaatcaacgactttattctcattaattaacgacgtTAACGACATTCtcattaacgactttattctcgttaaataatgactttattctcattaattaacgactttattctcattaattagcgactttattctcgttaaataatgactttttttttaaactatgactttactctcattaaatagtgactttattctcgttaaataatgactttattctcattaatcaacgactttattctcattaattaacgactttattctcgttaaataatgactttattctcattaattaacgactttattctcattaattagcgactttattctcgttaaataatgacttttttttaaaactatgactttattctcattaaatagtgactttattctcgttaaataatgactttattctcattaatcaacgactttattctcattaattaacgactttattctcgttaaataatgactttattctcattaattaacgactttattctcattaattagcgactttattctcattaaataatgactttattctcattaacaactttattctcattaattagcgactttattcttgttaaataatgactttattctcattaattaacgactttattctcattaattagcgactttattctcgttaaataatgacttttttttagaactatgactttattctcattaaatagc
The Sphaeramia orbicularis chromosome 14, fSphaOr1.1, whole genome shotgun sequence DNA segment above includes these coding regions:
- the smfn gene encoding small fragment nuclease, encoding MPAYSRTSAWALATLEFLCRRRQPVLRFSKEPQHSRSVSTLPRNTPEQPLTPSVVRPVVGSWFGSVWSFQGSRNISMSSAAMSQRMVWVDLEMTGLDIEKDKIIEMACIITDSDLNVLAEGPNLIINQPDELLDGMSDWCKEHHGKSGLTQAVRDSKITLEQAEYEFLSFVRQHTPPGQCPLAGNSVHADKRFLDKYMPQFMYHLHYRIIDVSTIKELCRRWFPEEYKMVPHKKAAHRALDDIRESIGELQYYRANVFKASTEKKRKIMENRDNNKSLFK